One Brassica napus cultivar Da-Ae chromosome C4, Da-Ae, whole genome shotgun sequence genomic region harbors:
- the LOC106449700 gene encoding protein LURP-one-related 17: protein MFPFSKHRSRSVHGDDVLSSTQPIVAVTSIVETGGACTTLTVWRKSLLVSCEGFTVIDSNGDLIYRVDNYARTRPEQLILMDKDGNSVLLMHRTKKITLAGSWGIYEAKDTNGEAKVPKSPIWYMRKNLKMNILSTNSNILAYVYSAPFDKKNSYVIKGSYRCKSCKIMHVPSNRTVVEIKRKEARTKGVRFGSDVFDLVVSPDFDTGLAMALVLLLDQMFSK, encoded by the exons ATGTTCCCTTTCTCGAAGCATCGGTCAAGGTCGGTCCACGGCGATGATGTGTTGTCCTCCACGCAACCAATAGTGGCCGTCACCTCCATCGTAGAGACCGGAGGCGCGTGTACGACACTCACAGTATGGAGAAAATCGCTCCTGGTTAGTTGTGAAGGTTTCACGGTGATAGACTCTAATGGAGATTTGATCTACCGGGTTGATAACTAtgcccgaacccgacccgaacaaCTCATCCTCATGGACAAAGATGGTAACTCCGTCCTCCTCATGCACCGTACCAAG AAAATTACGCTAGCAGGTAGTTGGGGAATCTATGAAGCAAAGGATACTAATGGCGAAGCAAAAGTACCAAAGAGCCCAATCTGGTACATGAGgaagaacttgaagatgaataTTTTGAGCACCAATTCCAACATTTTGGCGTACGTATATTCAGCGCCGTTCGATAAGAAGAACTCTTACGTCATCAAAGGATCGTACAGATGTAAATCGTGTAAGATAATGCACGTCCCATCAAACCGGACAGTGGTGGAGATCAAAAGAAAAGAGGCCAGAACTAAAGGAGTCCGGTTTGGTTCAGATGTTTTTGATCTGGTTGTTAGTCCAGATTTTGACACCGGTTTAGCGATGGCTTTGGTTTTGTTATTAGACCAAATGTTCTCTAAATAA
- the LOC106449698 gene encoding probable receptor-like protein kinase At5g39020: protein MTRQKRVVTITLIVVGSATGLVSIIVLLILLVRRQIKRKKNRQNNSVTMFKVLLKHYTYAEVKKITKSFSHTIGKGGFGTVYGGNLCNGRKVAVKVLKDSTGNGEDFINEVASMSQTSHINIVSLLGFCYEGSKRAIVYEFLENGSLEQFISRKKPLTLDVTTLYGIALGIARGLEYLHYGCKSRIVHFDIKPQNILLDGNLCPKVSDFGLAKLCEKRESIVSLIDTRGTIGYIAPEVFSKNVRRNLL from the coding sequence ATGACTAGACAGAAACGGGTCGTTACAATAACACTCATAGTTGTCGGTTCTGCGACTGGACTGGTGTCTATCATTGTTTTACTCATCTTGTTGGTGCGACGTCAGATAAAGAGGAAGAAAAATAGGCAGAACAATAGTGTCACTATGTTCAAGGTACTACTTAAACACTACACTTATGCAGAAGtgaagaaaattacaaaatcattttCACATACGATTGGAAAAGGAGGATTTGGAACTGTTTATGGTGGAAACCTTTGTAATGGTCGTAAGGTTGCAGTTAAGGTATTAAAGGATTCAACGGGAAATGGAGAAGATTTCATCAACGAAGTTGCAAGCATGAGCCAAACATCTCACATAAACATTGTTTCTCTGCTTGGTTTTTGCTATGAAGGGTCCAAAAGGGCGATTGTATATGAGTTTCTCGAGAATGGGTCTCTGGAACAGTTTATCTCTAGAAAGAAGCCTTTGACTCTGGATGTGACAACTCTATATGGAATCGCGCTAGGCATTGCTCGGGGATTGGAGTACCTGCACTATGGCTGCAAATCAAGAATTGTCCATTTCGACATTAAACCTCAAAATATTCTGTTAGATGGTAATCTTTGTCCTAAAGTCTCAGACTTTGGCCTTGCTAAACTATGTGAAAAAAGAGAAAGCATTGTGTCATTGATAGACACAAGAGGCACTATAGGTTACATTGCACCTGAGGTGTTCTCAAAGAATGTACGGCGGAATCTCCTATAA